One Caretta caretta isolate rCarCar2 chromosome 8, rCarCar1.hap1, whole genome shotgun sequence DNA window includes the following coding sequences:
- the LOC142073062 gene encoding uncharacterized protein LOC142073062, translated as MQSSSAQVTMMESQNHKRAPAWTELEVRDLIAVWGEESVLSELRSSFRNAKTFVKISQGMKDRGHNRDPKQCRVKLKELRQAYQKTREANSCSGSEPQTCRFYDELHAILGGSATTTPAVLFDSFNGDGGNTEAGFGDEDDDEEEEVVDSSQQASGETSFPDSQELFLTLDLEPVPPEPTQGCLLDAAGGEGTSAACVSMITGSSPSQRLVKLRKKKKNALAMKCSPSSCCPPTLTEHRRMRGGK; from the exons atgcagagctcatcagcacaggtgaccatgatggagtcccagaatcacaaaagagctccagcatggaccgaactggaggtacgggatctgatcgctgtttggggagaggaatccgtgctatcagaactccgttccagttttcgaaatgccaaaacctttgtgaaaatctcccagggcatgaaggacagaggccataacagggacccgaagcagtgccgcgtgaaactgaaggagctgaggcaagcctaccagaaaaccagagaggcaaacagctgctccgggtcagagccccaaacatgccgcttctatgatgagctgcatgccattttagggggttcagccaccactaccccagccgtgttgtttgactccttcaatggagatggaggcaatacggaagcaggttttggggacgaagatgatgatgaggaggaggaggttgtagatagctcacagcaagcaagcggagaaaccagttttcccgacagccaggaactgtttctcaccctagacctggagccagtaccccccgaacccacccaaggctgcctcctggacgcagcaggcggagaagggacctctg ctgcatgtgtttcaatgatcacaggatcttctccttcccagaggctagtgaagcttagaaagaaaaaaaaaaacgcactcgcgatgaaatgttctccgagctcatgctgtcctcccacactgacagagcacagacgaatgcgtggaggcaaataa